In Pedobacter sp. WC2423, the following are encoded in one genomic region:
- a CDS encoding tetratricopeptide repeat protein: protein MENREQLNRDLEEALNNDDIEEVYVLYSKLIKNYPTEYFSYRNLAEYMLTNYEEFMDTEAGVEETLVSVIKKIKSGQSLCEDQFLANLHLYEYKLIDILTEYDPAYFDQFSGAYQIGLLNKVIELDPSNIDAYEKRGAIFQAIGQKDQAKADFDQMAILLNAKASNPLKDEEILKTVTLAVNQEINGKELEACRNFEKILAQNTNDTVKKVCYQALIRIYGKLHNLEKVDEYQDLLDSL from the coding sequence ATGGAAAATAGAGAACAACTAAACAGAGATTTAGAAGAGGCATTGAACAATGATGATATTGAAGAAGTTTATGTTTTGTATAGCAAATTGATTAAAAATTATCCAACAGAATATTTTTCCTATAGAAATTTGGCAGAGTATATGTTGACGAATTACGAAGAATTCATGGATACAGAAGCAGGTGTTGAGGAAACTCTGGTATCCGTAATCAAAAAAATTAAGTCCGGCCAATCTCTGTGTGAAGATCAATTTTTAGCAAATTTGCACCTATATGAGTATAAATTAATTGACATATTAACAGAATACGATCCCGCTTATTTTGATCAGTTTAGCGGAGCATACCAAATCGGGCTACTAAATAAAGTAATTGAACTAGACCCCTCAAATATAGATGCTTACGAAAAAAGAGGAGCTATTTTTCAAGCAATAGGCCAGAAGGATCAGGCGAAAGCAGATTTCGATCAAATGGCAATCTTGCTCAATGCTAAGGCCAGTAACCCGCTTAAAGATGAGGAAATATTAAAAACAGTGACTCTTGCCGTTAATCAGGAAATTAATGGCAAAGAATTAGAGGCCTGCCGAAATTTCGAAAAAATACTCGCTCAAAACACAAATGATACTGTAAAAAAAGTTTGCTACCAAGCCCTGATCAGGATATATGGTAAATTGCATAACCTGGAAAAAGTAGATGAATATCAAGACTTATTAGATAGCCTCTAA
- a CDS encoding immunity 22 family protein, which yields MEEENKVSIFGGFVLSEEHLSSFVKENFTEDGDIYSDLMDDLKVDYIDNQFQEVLYIGKEVIKDDLVQFSYSESFLHLINEDLSGYNSVILLYNFNCKNKPQKITLIGVYDYR from the coding sequence ATGGAAGAAGAAAACAAAGTGTCAATATTTGGTGGATTTGTTTTATCTGAAGAACACCTTTCCTCATTTGTTAAGGAGAATTTTACGGAGGATGGTGATATCTATTCAGATTTAATGGATGATCTAAAAGTTGATTACATAGATAATCAATTTCAAGAAGTGCTTTATATTGGTAAGGAAGTTATTAAGGATGATTTGGTGCAATTTTCGTATTCAGAATCTTTTTTGCATTTAATAAACGAGGATTTATCAGGTTATAATAGTGTGATTTTATTATATAATTTTAACTGTAAAAATAAACCTCAAAAAATTACTTTAATAGGGGTTTATGATTACCGTTGA